Genomic window (Alteromonas pelagimontana):
TCTTTGCTTCGGTCACATGTAATACTAATCCGCCTTGATGTGTGATCAGCGCAGAGACAGGCTAGAAGGTTCGCGCAGCAAGGTCAACGAGCTCTAAGAACTAGAACCGTTAGTTATCAACGGTAAGAATAGCCAGGGAGCAGCTCTTGAAAATACTCGCTACGCCGCATTACCATAAAATATAAGAGCCAAGGAAGTCAGTATGAGTGTCGCTGGGTTTGGAGATAGCAATGCGTTGTTTAAAGTCTATATTGGTAATCGTCCGTCTTACAAAATTGAAAGCCAAACGCAGTCTATCCGTCCGCTAAAAACGCGGGAGATTTATGATATTGGACAAGCCTGTGGCAATGGCTGGCGAAAGGTGTTTAACGTTTACGCAAAACTGTTATACGCCTTAAGTTGCGGCGCCATTAACGGCCACTCTTATCAAAGTTGGCAGCAGTACAGAGATAACGCTCTCCTGCAAGAATCCAGCGCTACCGCTTTGTTATTTAGTGCGCCAGATTTCACCCATGCCAATGCATTGCACATGATAATGGGCCGCACCTACGCCAACACTCTTTCGCTGCCGCCTTCATTAGTTTGGTTAAATAAAGAGTTTGCAATAGACAAAATTAATCGGCTTATTGTCTGTCCATATTTTGATTATCGGCAGCTATCAAATCACAAAATTATTTTTCTGGTAGATTTAATCAAGCAGGAATTTGGTGCGTGTTTACTTGAACCCTAGTTTTTATCTCAGCTTCAGTTCTAGAAACTTCTGGGCGAACCCAGCACAATAGCTCCAGGATTGTATAAAAATTTAAATCTAACTCTCGTCAATTAGCAGAACAAATGTAACCGTTCACCAAGGCCTTATTGACAGGGAGTTTTCATGTCAGCGAGAAGTGGATAGGGCTGCTTTTGCAGCACCGCATTGAGAATGGACCGAATCCATTGCAGTGGGTTTAAGGATTGTTTGCGGCAGGTTTCAACGATGCTCAGAATGCGTTGACGGAACTGCTCGCCTCGATGCGACCACACACCATAGCTGCCTTTTCGCCACAGTACATAGCTTCGCAAGGAGCGCTCGGCTTCATTATTGGTAAGAGGAATTCGGTGGTCGTTAACGAATGCCCAGCACATCACATCGTGTTTCAATAGCAATGCGCAACGGTTTCGATAGCGCCGGGTGGTGCATAATCGCTGTGCCTCGTGCAGTGCTTGTTGCCAATGCTCTTGTAGTGTGATGATGCGTCTCAGATAGCTTGATTCACTTAGACATTGTTTATCAAACCGGTGGCGTAACCGAAATAGCAGATGGATAAGACGCACCAGCTTAGCGCCACATAATTTATTCGTTCCCCAGCTATCCGCTAGTGCCTGCATGTTCCGCAGAATGTGTGCCCAGCAGAGTTGGCGATGGCTGTCATCAATATAGTGATAACCCGCATATTGGTCGGTGACCACCATATTGGTGGGTGACTCGCCAAGTAGCTTTTTGGCGGCCCAGTTTCCACGGGAGTAATGTGTCATGAAGCATGAGTAATCCTGAGTACATACCTGCCACATCCAGCGACGCTCACGTCCCCGCTGATGCCGCGTTTCATCACAATGTACAATATCACTGGCTAGAGTACGATTTTTAACGTCCTCATAAGCCGGCGTCAGCACACTGCTTACCGTGCCCTGGGCCTGGGATATCGCACCACGGCTGAAGTGCAGACCAAAATTCTGAATCAGTTGTTGTTGGATTTTACTGATACTTTGATGAAACTGTCCGGCCTGAACAACAACATAGGCCAGCAGGTTATTGCCCATTTGACCTGAATTTACCGTTTCCGGTAACGGTGCCTTCACTGTCTTGCTGCATCGATAACAACATCCCTGATAAAGCTGATGCTCGACAACCGAATATGCTTGCTGCGGGATCTCAAACACCTGATGACGACGGTAGGGCCTTTTACTCATGACCACATGGCCCCCGCACGGACACTGTTCATCAGGATAATACACCCGTGATTCGTCGACACTGTCACTCATCACACGCTTGCTGCCTTTATGCCCAGTCTGCGCCCCACGAGATTTGCCTGTTGATTTACGCGTAGGAGTGGAGGTACCCGGTCCATTGGATGATGGCGGACGCGAAGAATTACGGCTGTTCTGATTAAGCCGGTCTTCTAAATCATTGAGCCTGTCCCACAGTACTTGAATGATCGCATTGGCATCATCCAGGTTCGTAGCAGTAGGCGGCTTGGGCTGTTGTTTTTTACGTGGCATAGCACCACTTTGACACGCTGGCGCGATCGGTCAATAGGATCCCCTGGATCATGAAAAATAAATACTCTTGCTGTCAATGGGGCCGTGGTGAACGGTTACGAACAAATGACTACCTGCCAGCATCAAACTTTAAGATAAAACATATCTAATATATTCCGGTTGCAAAAATGCCAGCGCCGCCAGGCGGTTACTCTTAAGCCACTATACCCGCCGTAAAGAGTAACTAAGATACTGAATCGAAGCCGTTTATG
Coding sequences:
- the tnpC gene encoding IS66 family transposase: MPRKKQQPKPPTATNLDDANAIIQVLWDRLNDLEDRLNQNSRNSSRPPSSNGPGTSTPTRKSTGKSRGAQTGHKGSKRVMSDSVDESRVYYPDEQCPCGGHVVMSKRPYRRHQVFEIPQQAYSVVEHQLYQGCCYRCSKTVKAPLPETVNSGQMGNNLLAYVVVQAGQFHQSISKIQQQLIQNFGLHFSRGAISQAQGTVSSVLTPAYEDVKNRTLASDIVHCDETRHQRGRERRWMWQVCTQDYSCFMTHYSRGNWAAKKLLGESPTNMVVTDQYAGYHYIDDSHRQLCWAHILRNMQALADSWGTNKLCGAKLVRLIHLLFRLRHRFDKQCLSESSYLRRIITLQEHWQQALHEAQRLCTTRRYRNRCALLLKHDVMCWAFVNDHRIPLTNNEAERSLRSYVLWRKGSYGVWSHRGEQFRQRILSIVETCRKQSLNPLQWIRSILNAVLQKQPYPLLADMKTPCQ
- a CDS encoding DUF6942 family protein — protein: MSVAGFGDSNALFKVYIGNRPSYKIESQTQSIRPLKTREIYDIGQACGNGWRKVFNVYAKLLYALSCGAINGHSYQSWQQYRDNALLQESSATALLFSAPDFTHANALHMIMGRTYANTLSLPPSLVWLNKEFAIDKINRLIVCPYFDYRQLSNHKIIFLVDLIKQEFGACLLEP